The genomic segment TTAGtgaactaacaaaatgctaatgcgataattaaaaaaaatagatggtaTGATATCTGAGAATctattttatgtgttataaaaacacatacgtaaaaatatattacttatgttttgttcatattttacatatgttttcttattttttactcaacatttcaaagaaccaaaacattacttttttttttgggtcaaagaaCACATAACTAATTTGctgttatatataaacaatcacacctacaatttatatttatatagaatttaatgtaaactatactcaatgtatcaaataatcaaataatttatatatatagatgattttattatactcatatataaaaaattaaaaatacatatcattaactatttagtatatataccattttttttaattcgtcCGAAGAGTATAGGAAACCTAAACACGACACTAGTGATGAGATTAAGAATTCATCATATGCACACTACTAGCGCCTGGATGCGATGATTTATATTAGTGGAAATATGTTGCTATGCACAATAGTTTAACGTATTACTCAATATCCTTTTTAATAGTATACAAATTCTCTTTacagtttattttttcatcCTCTTTATATTTGccattttttctttccattatGTTGTCTCCCATTTAATGTAATGTACCATgcattaatattatttttgttttaagcattttttgcctaaatatattttggagtcaaagatcaaaacattttttttgagtATAAGAAATTCAACAGTTTCAATTTCATTGCTTACTCTCTCAATTAAAGGCCGAGCAAACCTGTCGAATCTCTCCTTTAGAACCAGTCTTCACACCAATCTTCCCCATCTTTATTATTGCCTTTACAAAATCGGACTCGAACGTTGCCCCGAAGAACGGATTTAGCATCCCAAGATAGGAATCCACAACCCGTCGAGTCGTTACATCCTCGTAAAGACCTGCATCAGTCTGAAGCACAGCGAATCCATCCTTTATGTTTTGCAGAATCTGCTTATCGAATAGACGTTCACTGATCCGGTCCATTGGTACCCGGACGTTTACGTCACCATTTTGTGGGCATCGAGTGGTTAATTCGGGTAGGAATACCGGATTGATGGTCGGATCAGGTTGCCCACCGGGTAAGAAATCGTAGAGGCGTTTGGTCATGAAGAAGCAGGCCGTTGTTCCGATAGTGTGAGCAGCTGATAcggttgagaaaaaaaattattggattGAACCAAAAATGGACCGCTCAGTTTTAgatcttttgatttcttataaAGCTGAAACACTTTCGTTCACTACCGTATATTAAGACTCGTGCATGTTGATAGTTTCTTATGTTTGTTGGTCACACGTGCACGTTGATGATCTAACACTAAAGTCTACTCTAAAGAATGACCCGATAGATATTTATGACGTTTGGTCCGATTAAACGCCGATCCTATAACAGGCCTATTTTTGTGTGAATGATGACATTTCTGGGCCATGCCCGATTTTACatgacagaaaataaaaatacatcttCCTTATAGAACACACTCAATTTTGTAGttgaaataaaatacaaattcatGCAAAAGAGcctaaagttgaaaaaaaaaaaggcttgcGAGAACTTTTTTtctgaggaaaaaaaacactGTTGGCTTAGgcttgaaaaaaatcaaaaatgttttttttattggtcaaccAGAATTTGGTAACGGACGGAAGCACGTGACACTAACACACGAAGAGAAGAGGAAACGGACGAAACATGCGAAACACATCACGGGTTCAGGAAATGAAAATCATATAACTTGAACTTCGAACCAAAAACCTCGAGATATTCCCAAACCACCAAACAAACAtgaatgagagagaaagacaaaggAGAAAAGACACATACCACTGAGAAGCACGAGCTCTTTGGCGTTGAGTCCTTTCTGCATGAACTTTGCCTTAAGTATCTGAATCGAGTCACTGATCTCAGGCATGTCCTTAGCCAGCGACATGTTGGAAACACGGCCGTCTCTCCGTCCAGTTGGCACCTCATACGCTGGTCCATTTGCCTGTATTATACAAATTTATCACAACGGAGAAGAAAATAGAGCAAGATCGAaaggttttcttcttttatctcaaatttattttttaccaaAGATATGGCATCACGTGCAGCCAAGGCAACAATGTCTGAGCAGGAGACAACACCGGGGCATGCACTTTCAAGCTCGGCTTTGGCGGCTTCTACTATCTCAAATCCTCTAACGCCTTCATGCCCAAATGCATTCTTTTCAGAGATTGCTCCGTTGTTCACGAGGATCGAGCCATCACATCCCTGAAATGTGTGATTAAAACTACAGTATAAGCATAACAGCAATAGTAGAAAGCACAAAGAGGAGAAAAGTGCATTGTACCTCAACAAAGCAGTCATGGAAATGGAGCCGTAGAAGTATGGCTGGGAGGTTAGGGTCGGAAAGAGCAGCTCCGGAGACAACTCTCCTAATGATTGACTCAGCTTGAGGGCATGTATTGGAGTAAAACCCGACTTTGAGATTAGCAAGAGAGACACGGAGGAAAACCGTAAGCAAAGACAAAGCTAGACTCATCTTAGCCTTTGTCCACGCCATTTGTGCTTTAGTAAGATCAACTCAGCAGAGaatgagagagggagagggagagagacagagatagagaggtaaaaaaagaatagagagagagttatACAGACAAAGTCTCTTCATTAAGATAGCTATAAAAGAAGGACATGTGTTTAACCATATCTGCATCATTGCATGTAAAAGTGTCATCTAGCCAAAACACTCAACAAAAACCGAAACAGTAAATATTGACAAGTATCGGTACCCCGGAAATACTGGTGTTATATATACAGAGCAACGTCATTGTGTATCAAACTGAGGAATTAAGTTCTTGATGGAAAAGAGtaactaaataaaatcaaaccaaaccaaatattcGTCGTTTCGTACTAACTCACATAGTTTGAAGCAGTTCAGGGTTCAATAAcacagttttcaagctttgGAAAGGAAACACCCAGTTGCATTCCAACAGTAACTAATGTCTCCAAGGACCTAGCGCTGTTAGCTAAGAGATCCTCATCAATCTTAATTGAGTC from the Camelina sativa cultivar DH55 chromosome 12, Cs, whole genome shotgun sequence genome contains:
- the LOC104730816 gene encoding peroxidase 43; the protein is MAWTKAKMSLALSLLTVFLRVSLANLKVGFYSNTCPQAESIIRRVVSGAALSDPNLPAILLRLHFHDCFVEGCDGSILVNNGAISEKNAFGHEGVRGFEIVEAAKAELESACPGVVSCSDIVALAARDAISLANGPAYEVPTGRRDGRVSNMSLAKDMPEISDSIQILKAKFMQKGLNAKELVLLSAAHTIGTTACFFMTKRLYDFLPGGQPDPTINPVFLPELTTRCPQNGDVNVRVPMDRISERLFDKQILQNIKDGFAVLQTDAGLYEDVTTRRVVDSYLGMLNPFFGATFESDFVKAIIKMGKIGVKTGSKGEIRQVCSAFN